The Gossypium hirsutum isolate 1008001.06 chromosome A03, Gossypium_hirsutum_v2.1, whole genome shotgun sequence genome contains the following window.
ATCAATTTTCCATCTTCTAGTATTAGGATTTATAAAATCTTCAACTAATCGCACATCTTGATTACCcatcttgaatttttttagttCTTTACTTCCAGTACCCAAGCATCATCATTAAAATGGAGGTCCCTATACCCACTTTTCAGAATAGTCCCACTTGAAGGAGCCCTTTCGCAACCCACACACTTTGCCAAGTATAGGAAGGTAAATTACCTGAACTTGCATTAATGAAATCTGTTAACGAGGAATATTTGGATTTTAACGTTTTAGCTAACAAGGAATTcggataaaaaatttaaacaacatCCTTGCTTTGCTAATAACGTTAAATTGAACTTGGTTAAACTTCGAAAGCCGATACCACCATTCTCTTTTAATTTGCACATTGTTCCCAATCACACTAATGTAACCTACGTTTTCCATGACTTTTCTGTCACCAAAACTTCTTAATAAGGTTTTCCATTTCCACACAAAGAGATTTTGGGAGAAGAAAACAAGACAGAGAATATGACGCAATTGATTgcaaaacaaattttataaatactCCTTTTCATCCCTGTGAAAGAAATCTTATACACCAACTGTCAATTTTTTGCTTGATACGATTTTTAGTATTTTGAAAAGCCCCTTGTTTGCCCTTCCCACCATATTTGGAagccctaatttttttttaggaTTATCTGAACTCCTCTAGACTCTTAAAATGTTTTCCACCAGTTGCCTTTCCCGATTACTAACATTTGAGCTATAGAAACTTGTTGACTTCTCAAAATTAACACATTGATCTGTGCACCTTTCATtctcctaaaaatatttttaagcacattttctcTATTAATACTTGCCTCGCCAAACAAAATACAGTTGTCTGCAAACATGAGGTGTGTAATTTTAGGGCTTCTACGACAAATTTTAGCCTTTTTTAATAGACCTTTTTCCCAGGCTAATCTCATAAGAGCTGACAAACCTTCGCTACAGAACAAAAAAAGATAAGGACTCAAAGGGTCCCTTTGGCGTAACCCTTAGAAGGATGAAAAACCTCTCCTTCTTTACCATTCATAATGACCTTGTATAATGTTGTAGAAATATATCGAGTGATAAGATCGATCAATCTAGCATCAAAACCCATCTTTAAATTATGCTCCTCAAAAAACCTTACTCTACACGATCATATGCTTTACTCGTATCCAGTTTGAGAGCTAAATAACCCTTAAGACCCATtctcttatttttaaaaatatgaagaatCTCATAGGCAAACAGAACATTGTCAGTTATCAACTGACCTGGAACAAACGCACTTTGCACCTCATCAATATAGATATTTAACACTTTTTGAAGTCTATTTGCAATATAGccttagaaattattttatatataatagtgCATAGGCTTATAGGATGAAAACTTCTCAAATTTGGCAGAAGAGATATCTTTGGAATCAAAACAATATCCGTAACATTAATAGGTTCCAACGACATACCTCGATTAAAACTTCCCAAGCAGTAAACACTGACATCACATCCTAAAATATGCCAAAATCTCTGAAAAATAAAACAGGATATCCATTTGATCCCGATGCCTTTGTTGGGCTTATACCTTTCAATGCCAAAGACAGCTCCTCTTCCCTGCATTCCCCAGTTAACAATTTATTCATATCTTTCAAGATACATCTCCTCATACCTCCCAAAATATGAACCagattttcaaaaacatttaGGGTAAACAAATCTTGGAAGTAATCTCAAGCAATTTGTTTCATCTTTTCCATCTCTCTAGTTTCCCTTCCACTTTCATCGTTCAGGCGGTGAATATTGTTCATCCTTCTTCGCTAGGATGTAAATTTATGAAAGAATGTAGAATTCCTATCTCCTTATTTTAACTAATTCCCATGCACTCTATACTCCTAAAAGGCTTCTTCTTTCTCAATCTCTATGTTAAGATGTAACTTAACCTCCATTGAATTCACAAGATTTTCCTCATCTCTCTCTTGATTATTTAGAGACTTCATCTTCTTTGTAAGATTTTTCATGCACCCTCGTCGTTTCATGCGAATCTTTCTCTCACAAGTTTTCAAACCCTTTTGCAACAAAATCAATCTTTCCCATACATTTCCAGAACTAGTCTCCTAAAGCCTTCAAATTTCTCTATCACACAATTCTTCTAAAGTCCACCATGCTTCAAGTCGAAAGCTTTTCTTTAAGCCTCTGCATTCATCATTGTCTATTTGGATAAATAAAAGACAATGATTAGAGAATGAATAGTGTAAATGTCTTACCAAAAAATTCGAAAACAAATTTATCCAATCAGTATTGGCCACACTTTTGTCAAGCTTTTCTCTAATGTTTGTATCTAGGAGATTTCCCTTTCCCACGTAAACCATGTTCCTTTTCTCCTCCTTCAGCACCCATCCCTTTTTTTTCATGTGCATACAATATCTCATTGAAGCCCCCACAGAAAATCCACGGATGATTTTGATATCTTCCTAATCGCCTCAATAAATTCCACGTTTCTTCATTTTCACGAAGGTTAGGAGCCCTATGCCATCATTCTCCACTCATGCCATCATTCTCCACTCAAGGCTGTCATCTCCCTCCTTAATAGTCACATTGACATGATTTTTTTGAATAACTTCTCAATTGAATCAAAGTTCCTACCTTCCACGCTAAACACAATCCCCCTCGTGTTCTATCAGTTGGAAACACAATACCATTTTGAAAACTACATCTACGATAACATCTTTCCATCCTGTAATAATTTAACTTCGTCTTCAAAAAGAAGACAATTttgggacaaaatttctttaacaTATGTTGAAGTCTTCTAATAGCCCGTGAATTCCCCAGCCCGCGAACATTTCTAACTTAAAAGTTTCATTGCTCCCGGTCGACTAGCCTACTGGCAGTCGCcaatatttgttgaatttgagCATTGATTCGCTCTAAACTAGGCTTTATCGAATATGATAAAGTAGAAAAACCTAAGGCCATATTGTCAAACCTGGGACTTTTCTTCCCATTACCATTTTCTATTGGGCTATCTTCTATAATGACATGATCCATTTTATTAGAGGGACCTACATTAGCATTATCAGCTTGAATCTTGCACCCTTCCAAATTAAATCCCAAAATGGGATTGATTGACATTCTCGATTCTCCTTTCAACAAATCCCTTACATTTCACCCTACCATTGCTTTCCCAATTAGCGTCATCTTCCTCACGAAGCCAAACACTGTTCATTGTTGATACCTTTTTAGTATTCGCTCTCAACATTAAATTTCATCACATTTCCACCTCCTTTAATCCCTAATTAAGTCTTTTTGGGCAAAAATTATCATCATGGCCTAGACATTCACATAGTAAACAAAAGAGAGTTAATCTTTTATATTGAAAATTAACATAAGTAAATTTTGACTAAGAGATCATAATTTTTTTCGTCGTTTCAGCGGTTACGAATGTCTATCTGCACCTGGatatgaaaaaaatttcattccGTGATTTAACTGTTTCGTGTTGTAGCAAATGAATTCTCCAATAAAGTAACCAAACAATTTTGCCATGGATTTCGGCAAAAATTCCGGAGGGAGATAATGAACTTTGATCCAAAATACAGAAGAAATAATAGGAACTTCCATTAAATCTTCTTCCTACTTTAATCAGTGAAAAACTAGTAGATAGTTATTGAAAGTCCAAGGAGCACTCATAATCACATGCTCAATTTCCAACTCATGGAATAATTTGAACAAATACCACTTCCAGTCCAGATCTGAGATTTGAACTTCTCCCAACGGATGCCAAAGATTTGCCATCGTGTTCTTCATTACTGGAAAGTGCACCACACTCGCCGTTAAAAAACGCATCCAACCAAACTGCAATCATAGATCAATTTTCATGAGATCTCGTTAGTAGGCAAAATCAAAACTTCTTCTTCACCATCCTTTATATTGAGATATGCCAGTTCTTTTTCCATTTCGACAAAGCCCTAATAGAACATTCTTTAATTGAAAACAGTAGAATAGAACAACatgaataaaaaaacaaaatcacaAGACGTGCTACAGAGAGTAGATTAGAAAACAacctttatgatttttttttaaatagtagaGGTTGCagagattttaatttttataattttatttattaaaatatttataatttttttattattctttataagtttatatcaattttatattttaaattttaataatttttcagatatatatattttttatggaaaaaaatatattaaactagaAGTTGCCACATGTCACAATTTGATTGATCCGTCAATTTATTTTAACGATCAACGTGATCAATGATGGGAATTATTAATAGAaagatttaattgatttttttgttaacGAAAGGAACTTAATTAAGTGTGAATTTAATATAGAAATTTAACTTatacttttctatttttaaaatttttttttgacataaacttaaataaaaataaaaggttttttaAAAGAGAACTAAAGAGAAGTTATAATATCGTATAACATTTTTTTTGTAATGTAATGAAAAAGTAAAGAagtaactaaaaattaaaaaaaatgattgcatgaaataatttcacataacttttattattttttcaataggagaaaaattaagaagaaaaatataatttattattctcctattaaacaaataaaaataacataaaatcacaatttaataTAACCTCTCCTCAATAAAATATAAGCAAATGCAGGGTTTTTTACcccaatattataaaaaaattatacaccAAAATGGGTTGTCAGccagattaattacgaaaatggtatACTTTTTGGGGTCGTGCCTACCTGACAGGCACaacctattattttattattaaaatttttttgttttaaaaaattattattatattatttttaatatttatattaatatatagataaaaatacgGGTTTTATACAGATAAAAAATACCCGAAACGGGTCGAGCCTGTCAGGTAGGCACGACTAGTCGTGCCTAATAGGCAGGCACAACACCCTGcacatttcccttttctttctttgcatTTTACAAAAAATTGGTCTTATATCACTTTTGGTCTCTCTACTAggcctaaaattaaaattcaatctttatacttgaatttctacaataatatttggtcctattttttataatttttttccaaataattaatattgttaattactcTGTTAAAGTTTTTAACGtgttttttaaacaaaatattagttTAACAAAACAATGATATGTTAAGCTgtaataagttttaaataataaaatttctaacaaaaatGTATTCCAACTTAACATATCATTGTTTTGTTAaactaatattttgtttaaaaaaacacGACAAAAATTTTATCAGagtaattaacaaaaattttaataaaattttgttagaaattttattatttaaaacttattccAACTTAACATATCATTGTTTTGTTAAACTAATCAAAAATTTTATAGagtaattaacaaaaattttaatacaattttgttagaaattttattatttaaaatttattctaacttaacatatcattgttttgttaaactaattttttgtttaaaaaaacacgtcaaaaattttatcaaagtaattaacaatattaattatttggaaaaaaaattataaaaaatagaaccaaatattattgtagaaattcaagtataaagattgaattttaattttaggctTAGTAGAGGGACCAAAAGTGATATAAGATCAATTTTTTGTAAAATGCAAAGAAAGGGAAATGTGCAGGGTGTTGTGCCTACCTGTCAGGCACGACTAGTCGTGCCTACCTGACAGGCTCGACTCGTTTCGGGTATTTTTTATCCGTGTAAAACCcgtatttttatctatatattaatataaatattaaaaataatataataataattttttaaaacaaaaaaagaaatttaataataaaataataggttATGCCTATTAAGTAGGTACGACCCCAAAAAGtatactatttttgtaattaatctgACTGACAACTTATTTtggtgtataattttttttttataatatcagAGTAAAAAACCCGTAAATGCATTTGAGGCAAAACGTCCTTTACACGCAGACCTAAAAGATATTTTCCAATCCCACAATGGACTACACTCTCTCCCCACTTCAACATACTTGACTTTACCCAAATTTCCCACatttcctaaaataaaataaataaataaaacgaagTTAACCCTGCATTTTCATACATTTTCACAGTTATAAAATCCATTTCCCTTTTGTCTCAATCGCTGCTTTTCCAGTGTTTctctattgtttttttttaaagcgGTGATGTCGGACGAGGAGGACCACTTCGAGTCTAAAGCTGATGCTGGAGCTTCTAAAACTTATCCCCAGCAAGCTGGTACCATCCGTAAGAACGGTTACATTGTTATTAAAGGCCGTCCTTGCAAGGTTAGcctaaatcattttattttgttggtaaaatttttaactcattttttttatgataattcTTAAATCTGGCAATTGGCTGAAAaggaaattattaaataatttaatttttgatctctAAATACGGTTTGGGTAGAGTCATActatttgattttgtatttggtGCATATGATGTTGTAcatgttgcggaagcgacgataatattaataacaatattatcagaaatatttagataattattatgccaacaattatactaagaaaattcccagttaaattggaggggtcacaatggtcccgcttaaaacccaacaactagacagaactcacttagatatttatagcaataataactaaataaatataaccaatataaagctattaaataaaagcaaacaaataagaaataaaataccagagttttaacgaggttcggccaatttagcttacgtcctcggacactaccaaattaatatttcctctagaaatattacaaaggagaagattttgggataatacaaccaaagggggaggggttctatatataacaaaccaaaccccctccatttctatcttttcctaatgtgggatattgccaatattcaacaaatctccaccttggcgatattccacatcttcgaacatcttctcataacacaaacttcaatagtgtcttcaattttgcaaccaatcgccttcttcccttttggtagttgtgccagcttccacatcttgtttttctctagagattgcatttcctcttccattgcacctaaccatctataattctctaaactctgaatggcttcggtgtaagtggatggaatattatcaacaactggaagtgcataagctaccatgtcagtgaaacgagcaggtttctgaatttctcgtctctgccttctgactgcaattggctctgattgctgttgaggttcttgggtagaaacctcttcctcatctgactctgcatctgccaatgaagaatcactagtggtaccttttgctggaattaccacactctgctcaaactccacctgctgcggagtacactccacctgctgcgaagtactactcactccttctggatttaccttattcaacatggcagattcatgaaaggtaacatccctactgattatcgtcttctttgcctctagacaccacaaacgatatcccttaacaccagcattgaagcccatgaatagagccttctttgctcttggatctaactttgattctttcacatgataatatgcaatagaaccaaaaatgcgcaaggtgtcataatcagtagcaggttttccataccatttctccaaaggagtcttgccatttatagcagatgatggcaaatgattgatgagatgttgagcgtacgtcacagcctcagtccaaaactttctatctaatccagcattagataacatacatcgaactttctccacaagcgttcgattcatacgctctgccaccccattctgttgcggtgttccacctacggtgaagtgccttactatgccacaatcttggcatatcttcaggaaaggatcgcttttatattctccaccgttgtctgatcggagaaccttaatcttccttcctgtctgattttcaactttagttttccacttaaggaaaacttcaagcacctcatctttgttcttcataggaaacacccaaactcgtctggaaaaatcatcaataaaggtgacaaaataacgtcttcctccaagtgatggagtcttggacggtccccatacatcagaatgcacataatccagaatacctttagtattgtgaatcccagtgccaaatttcacccttcgttgttttcccagaacacaatgctcgcaaaattcaagtttgcaagtctttgtacctttcaataatccttgcttggctagagtttgcaaggatttttcaccagcatggcccaaacgcatatgccacagctgtgttgcctcagcgtccttcttggtactcgtaattgctgctgctgttgtcccgaccactgtactaccttggtagtaatacagattgttctttcttatgcctttcaacatcaccaatgctcctgaagttgctttaagaactccatctcgtattgtcacaactaggcctttagattctaacgaccccaaagagatgagattcttcttcaactttgggacatatcgtacatcccgcaaaattctagtagatccatcatgactcctcagtttaattgaacctatcccggctattttacatgtgttatcattacccatgtaaacaaccccttcatctagtttttgaaattcaaagaaccattcccgaatgggacacatatgataggaacaaccagaatccatgatccactcatctgcatataatgttgaagatgtcatactaagagaaaagtctgactctgcttcactattgcattctgcaacatttgcatcttgcggagtcttcccttttttcttcaattttggacaatctttcttccaatgtcctttttctttgcaaaaagaacattcatctttggcaacagctcgacctttggactttcttctcttccccttagactgactttgctgacgacctcttgttaccaatgcttccactgctgcttcacctgaacctttcaacttatcctttcggcgtagttcatagctatacaatgcagcagttacttcattgaaagttacttccgattttccatgaagtagagtagtttcaaggtactcaaactcctcaggaagcgatcccaacaacattaatgccaagtcttcgtcttcaaaagtcacatccaaattcaacaaatcagccaccagctgattaaaattggtaatgtgctcgttcatcgtggtaccaggaacataactgaaacgaaacagtcttttcttcatatgtaacttattttgactgttcttcttcagaaatttctcctccaatgctttccacaatttacttgcagaagtctctttactgaatgtatacttctgctctctggaaagacatgatcgaattgtaccacatgccaatcggttgatggtcttccattctttatcatcaaccccttctggtttttcttcctcaatggcaatatctagaccctgttgaaagagggcatctagaagctcactttgccacatgccgaaatgacctgttccatcaaaaatttccactacaaatctcgtatttgcagttccaatcctcggcaaaatgtacgaagtggaagttgttgatatggatggtttttcttctgtcatttttgccatagcttctacttaatagccaccaaatgcagaatacccacaagctttaggaaatgtttctgatgtgtaagatcagactaagctgcaaacacagagcatactacaaaaccttggctctgataccaattgttgcggaagcgacgataatattaataacaatattatcagaaatatttagataattattatgccaacaattatactaagaaaattcccagttaaattggaggggtcacaatggtcccgcttaaaacccaacaactagacagaactcacttagatatttatagcaataataactaaataaatataaccaatataaagctattaaataaaagcaaacaaataagaaataaaataccagagttttaacgaggttcggccaatttagcttacgtcctcggacactaccaaattaatatttcctctagaaatattacaaaggagaagattttgggataatacaaccaaagggggaggggttctatatataacaaaccaaaccccctccatttctatcttttcctaatgtgggatattgccaatattcaacagtACAGGTAGTGGAAGTTTCAACATCCAAGACTGGGAAGCACGGGCACGCAAAATGTCACTTTGTTGGAATTGATATCTTCACCGGCAAAAAGCTGGAAGATATCCTTCCCTCCTCTCACAACTGTGATGTATGCCTTCCTCTCTCCCTAGTGGTGGTGTTTTAGAGGCTAATcatgatttgtttattttcagGTTCCTCATGTCAACCGTACTGATTAC
Protein-coding sequences here:
- the LOC107887366 gene encoding eukaryotic translation initiation factor 5A-2; the protein is MSDEEDHFESKADAGASKTYPQQAGTIRKNGYIVIKGRPCKVVEVSTSKTGKHGHAKCHFVGIDIFTGKKLEDILPSSHNCDVPHVNRTDYQLIDISEDGFVSLLTENGNTKDDLRLPTDDNLLTQIKDGFAEGKDLVVSVMSAMGEEQICGLKDIGPK